One window of Candidatus Mycobacterium wuenschmannii genomic DNA carries:
- a CDS encoding M24 family metallopeptidase: protein MSTEVLADDRALRTGRRDRALAQMEKHDLDVLVLGRQANVRYVSGAPQLWVAGTRPFGPTCVVVRETGAIHLLSTWDEGVPEDIPHENLYGIAWNPMNTIANLQRIDGAATAKRVGTDALSPGFEQLLPMAFPNAKLVDGELAMRAARRIKTPEEVVALREAIRVAELGLAAAVAELRPGISEKALAGVLLEAMAAGGVSTPSTQDAAWVTARDHPWRRANPDGLVHEGDLVAFSSGVLDGGYTGEVGRTWPAGDIDGSSDLYRRWDALWDRLYEACRPGAPAIDLVSAYQAAGEELPPMPIARGLGLGFDPPVVSQHLPATAAEERLEPGMVLAVTGYVWQSGVGAVFGREAVLITSDGPEVLTSSPSANVAVGA, encoded by the coding sequence ATGAGCACCGAAGTTCTTGCCGACGACCGCGCTTTGCGCACGGGTCGTCGCGACCGCGCATTGGCGCAGATGGAGAAGCACGACCTCGACGTGCTGGTACTCGGCCGGCAGGCCAACGTCCGTTATGTGTCGGGTGCGCCGCAGTTGTGGGTCGCGGGGACCCGGCCGTTCGGTCCGACCTGTGTGGTCGTGCGGGAGACCGGTGCGATCCACCTGCTGAGCACCTGGGACGAGGGCGTGCCGGAGGACATCCCCCACGAAAATCTGTACGGCATCGCCTGGAATCCGATGAACACCATCGCAAATCTGCAGCGTATCGACGGTGCTGCTACGGCGAAACGCGTTGGCACCGATGCGCTTTCACCGGGCTTCGAGCAGCTGCTGCCGATGGCCTTCCCGAACGCGAAATTGGTCGACGGTGAGCTGGCGATGCGTGCCGCGCGGCGAATCAAGACACCCGAAGAGGTGGTCGCGCTCCGCGAGGCCATCCGGGTGGCCGAACTTGGTCTGGCTGCGGCGGTGGCCGAACTGCGGCCCGGCATCAGTGAAAAGGCCTTGGCCGGTGTGCTGTTGGAGGCGATGGCGGCGGGCGGTGTCAGCACCCCATCCACCCAGGACGCCGCATGGGTGACCGCGCGTGACCACCCGTGGCGCCGGGCCAACCCGGACGGGCTGGTGCACGAGGGCGACCTGGTGGCATTCTCGTCCGGGGTCCTCGACGGCGGCTACACCGGCGAGGTCGGCCGCACCTGGCCGGCCGGCGACATCGACGGCTCCTCCGATCTGTACCGGCGTTGGGATGCTTTGTGGGACAGGTTGTATGAAGCCTGTCGACCCGGTGCGCCGGCGATCGATCTGGTGTCCGCGTATCAGGCGGCCGGCGAAGAACTGCCGCCGATGCCCATCGCGCGTGGCCTGGGTCTCGGATTCGACCCGCCGGTGGTGTCGCAGCACCTGCCGGCGACCGCCGCCGAGGAGCGACTGGAGCCGGGCATGGTGCTCGCTGTCACCGGCTACGTCTGGCAATCCGGCGTCGGCGCGGTCTTCGGGCGCGAGGCGGTGTTGATCACCTCCGACGGTCCCGAGGTTCTCACGTCGAGCCCGTCGGCGAACGTCGCGGTCGGCGCCTGA
- a CDS encoding M24 family metallopeptidase produces MTTILPSPSSALDIPETPDLERMRRETGTRLRSAMADRGVDALILLGNNSVVYAAGVSWPLGDAGLSYVERPVALVLADDPYPHLFLPFREGASSESGLPADHLHGPVYLEFDEGVEHFARMVHELVPATAVIAVDELTGAMRRAQSQLFRSGPPTDAAQIVGAAKLIKTRDEIACIQTAVKITDAAMVDVQAALAPGIRQIDLSAEFTRRTFELGAMASMLEPIWQVMPKFKADGVWTTHGDLALPLLTTERELAAGDVLWTDVSITYQGYCSDFGRTWVVGEEPTPRQHAQYYRWQDIMDAVLGVVRAGATVADLGRAGTNANGGTKPWLPHFYLGHSIGVNAAETPMIGTDLGDEFDENFVLEPGMVMVLEPVVWEEGTGGYRSEEIIVITDDGHIRLTNYPYDPYGER; encoded by the coding sequence ATGACGACAATATTACCGTCGCCGTCGTCTGCCCTCGACATTCCGGAGACGCCGGACCTCGAGCGGATGCGCCGCGAGACCGGCACGCGGCTGCGCTCGGCGATGGCCGACCGTGGCGTGGACGCACTGATCCTGTTGGGGAACAACAGCGTCGTATACGCGGCCGGAGTGAGTTGGCCGCTTGGCGATGCGGGGCTGTCGTACGTCGAGCGCCCGGTGGCGCTGGTGCTGGCGGACGACCCGTACCCGCACCTGTTCCTCCCGTTCCGCGAAGGCGCGTCGTCGGAATCCGGGTTGCCGGCCGACCATCTGCACGGGCCGGTCTATCTCGAATTCGACGAGGGCGTCGAGCATTTCGCGCGAATGGTGCATGAACTCGTTCCGGCGACCGCGGTGATCGCGGTCGACGAGCTCACCGGGGCGATGCGGCGCGCGCAGTCGCAGCTGTTCCGGTCCGGTCCGCCTACCGACGCCGCCCAGATCGTGGGGGCGGCCAAGCTCATCAAGACTCGGGACGAGATCGCGTGCATCCAGACCGCGGTGAAGATCACCGACGCGGCCATGGTCGACGTGCAGGCGGCGCTTGCACCCGGAATTCGGCAGATCGACCTATCCGCCGAATTCACCCGCCGCACTTTCGAACTCGGTGCGATGGCCAGCATGCTGGAGCCGATCTGGCAGGTGATGCCCAAGTTCAAGGCGGACGGGGTGTGGACCACACACGGGGATTTGGCGTTGCCGCTGTTGACAACCGAGCGCGAACTCGCCGCCGGCGACGTGCTGTGGACCGACGTCAGCATCACCTATCAGGGTTACTGCTCCGACTTCGGCCGCACCTGGGTGGTCGGTGAGGAGCCGACACCCCGACAGCATGCGCAGTACTACAGGTGGCAGGACATCATGGACGCCGTGCTCGGCGTGGTGCGCGCCGGTGCCACCGTCGCGGACCTCGGCAGAGCGGGCACGAACGCCAACGGCGGTACCAAGCCGTGGCTGCCGCACTTCTACCTGGGGCACAGCATCGGCGTCAACGCTGCCGAAACACCCATGATCGGAACGGATCTCGGTGACGAGTTCGACGAAAACTTCGTCCTCGAGCCGGGCATGGTGATGGTGCTCGAGCCGGTGGTGTGGGAGGAAGGCACCGGTGGCTACCGCAGCGAGGAGATCATCGTGATCACCGACGACGGACATATCCGGTTGACGAACTACCCCTATGACCCGTACGGAGAACGATGA
- a CDS encoding amidohydrolase family protein: MVFSADNHISIADDIFYNRFPDELKDKAPRIWYEDGAYQVGRKGQSFLPGDFSAVLMQYDDLPGAASTNIAARIQELREDGVEKELAFPNAILALFHYPDKQLRELAFRIYNEYIAELQEQSHGHFYGAGLINWWDPTGAKKTLAELKSLGLKTFLLPLNPGKDDDGNVIDYGSDAMRPVWDEIEAAGLPITHHIGETPPKTPCQFNSVVVGMMINIDGFREQFAKYLFTGILDDHPSLRIGWFEGGISWVPWALQDAEHLVASYQHMFNRPLQHDVRYYWDTHMSASFMVDPLGLQLIDQIGVDKVMWSSDYPHNESTFGYSEKSLASVVDAVGADDAVKIVSGNVTKFLGL; the protein is encoded by the coding sequence GTGGTGTTCTCGGCGGACAACCACATCTCGATCGCCGACGACATCTTCTACAACCGATTCCCGGACGAGCTCAAAGACAAAGCACCACGAATTTGGTATGAGGACGGCGCGTATCAGGTTGGGCGCAAGGGACAATCGTTCCTGCCCGGTGACTTCAGCGCCGTGCTGATGCAGTACGACGACCTGCCCGGAGCGGCCAGCACCAACATCGCGGCGCGGATCCAGGAACTACGTGAGGACGGCGTCGAGAAGGAACTCGCCTTCCCCAACGCGATTTTGGCGCTGTTCCACTATCCGGACAAGCAACTGCGCGAACTCGCATTCCGCATCTACAACGAATACATCGCCGAATTGCAGGAGCAGTCCCACGGCCACTTCTACGGTGCCGGCCTGATCAACTGGTGGGACCCGACGGGTGCGAAAAAGACACTGGCCGAGCTGAAGTCGCTCGGCCTGAAGACCTTCCTGCTGCCGCTGAACCCGGGCAAGGACGACGACGGCAACGTCATCGACTACGGCAGCGACGCCATGCGGCCGGTGTGGGACGAGATCGAGGCGGCCGGGCTGCCCATCACCCACCACATCGGTGAGACGCCGCCGAAGACGCCCTGTCAGTTCAACAGCGTCGTCGTCGGCATGATGATCAACATCGACGGCTTCCGTGAGCAGTTCGCCAAATACCTATTCACCGGGATTCTCGATGATCACCCGAGCCTGCGAATCGGCTGGTTCGAGGGCGGGATCTCCTGGGTGCCTTGGGCTTTGCAGGATGCCGAGCACCTGGTGGCGTCGTACCAGCACATGTTCAACCGCCCGCTGCAGCACGATGTGCGCTACTACTGGGACACCCACATGAGCGCCTCGTTCATGGTGGACCCGCTGGGCCTGCAGTTGATCGACCAGATCGGCGTCGACAAGGTGATGTGGTCCAGCGACTACCCGCACAACGAAAGCACATTCGGCTATTCGGAGAAGTCCCTTGCGTCCGTCGTCGACGCGGTGGGCGCCGATGACGCGGTCAAGATAGTCAGCGGCAACGTCACAAAGTTCTTGGGGCTGTAG
- a CDS encoding cytochrome P450, translated as MARAAGCPFAPPPQVMELAAGRPLSRVKIWDGSMPWLVTGYEEARTLFSDSRVSVDDRRDGFPHWNEGMLSTVHKRPRSVFTSDAEEHTRFRRMLSKPFTFKRVEGLRPAIQQITDEAIDALLAGPKPGEVVSTIALPVPSLVISQLLGVPYEDAEMFQHHANVGLARYAAAEDTMKGAMSLHKYLAQLVEAKMENPAEDAVSDLAERVKAGELSVKEAAQLGTGLLIAGHETTANMIGLGVLALLEHPDQAAILRETDDAKVIANAVEELLRYLSIIQNGQRRIAAEDIDIAGVTIQAGEGIIIDNAPANWDAKEFSEPDRLYLHRSGAGQHVAFGYGRHQCVGQQLARAELQIVFHTLFKRIPTLELAVPFEDVPLKHDRLAYGVYELPVTW; from the coding sequence ATGGCTCGAGCCGCCGGATGCCCGTTCGCGCCGCCGCCGCAGGTGATGGAATTGGCCGCGGGCCGGCCGCTGTCCCGGGTCAAGATCTGGGACGGCAGCATGCCCTGGCTGGTCACCGGCTACGAAGAGGCGCGCACGCTGTTCTCCGACTCCCGGGTCAGCGTCGACGACCGGCGCGACGGCTTCCCGCACTGGAACGAGGGCATGCTGTCCACCGTGCACAAGCGGCCGAGGTCGGTCTTCACCTCCGATGCCGAGGAGCACACGCGCTTTCGGCGGATGCTGTCAAAACCGTTCACGTTCAAGCGGGTTGAGGGTCTGCGCCCGGCGATCCAGCAGATCACCGACGAGGCCATCGACGCCCTGCTCGCGGGCCCGAAGCCGGGCGAGGTCGTCAGCACCATTGCGCTACCGGTGCCCTCGCTGGTGATCAGCCAGCTGCTGGGCGTGCCGTATGAAGACGCCGAAATGTTCCAGCACCACGCCAACGTCGGCCTCGCGCGGTATGCCGCCGCCGAGGACACGATGAAGGGCGCGATGAGCCTGCACAAGTATCTCGCGCAGCTGGTTGAAGCCAAGATGGAGAACCCGGCCGAAGACGCGGTGTCGGACCTGGCCGAGCGCGTCAAGGCCGGCGAGCTCAGCGTCAAGGAGGCCGCGCAGCTGGGCACCGGCCTGTTGATTGCGGGCCACGAAACCACCGCCAACATGATCGGGCTGGGCGTGCTGGCCCTGCTGGAGCACCCCGATCAGGCGGCGATCCTGCGGGAGACCGACGACGCGAAAGTCATTGCGAACGCTGTCGAGGAGCTGCTGCGCTACCTGTCGATCATCCAGAACGGCCAGCGTCGGATCGCCGCCGAGGACATCGACATCGCGGGGGTGACGATCCAGGCCGGCGAGGGCATCATCATCGACAACGCGCCGGCCAACTGGGACGCAAAGGAATTCAGCGAGCCCGACCGGCTGTACCTGCACCGCTCGGGTGCCGGCCAGCACGTGGCCTTCGGCTACGGCCGGCATCAGTGCGTCGGGCAGCAACTCGCCCGCGCCGAGCTTCAGATCGTCTTCCACACGCTGTTCAAGCGGATCCCCACGCTGGAACTCGCGGTGCCATTCGAGGACGTCCCGCTCAAGCACGACCGCCTCGCCTATGGCGTCTACGAACTGCCGGTGACCTGGTGA
- a CDS encoding ferredoxin: MKVSVEQDKCASSGNCVMHAPEVFDQRDDDGVVIVLDENPPTEQADNVRKAEAGCPALAIHIEE, from the coding sequence ATGAAAGTTTCTGTGGAACAGGACAAATGCGCATCATCGGGAAACTGCGTGATGCATGCGCCGGAAGTCTTCGATCAGCGCGACGACGACGGCGTCGTCATCGTGCTCGACGAGAACCCGCCCACCGAGCAGGCGGACAACGTCCGCAAGGCCGAGGCTGGTTGCCCGGCCCTGGCCATTCACATCGAGGAGTGA
- a CDS encoding TetR/AcrR family transcriptional regulator, translated as MTTARAARSDRASTTQDAILTAAERLFAEHGVFAVSNRQVSEAAGQGNNAAVGYHFGTKTDLVRAIEQRHREPIERLREDMVARMRESNDPRKWVACLVRPLTEHLAALGNPSWYARFAAQVMTDPAYYNIVVKDALTSESLVQVIDGINRCLPELPIDVRVERNLMARNLLVHTCADRERALAAGASAPWTSWAAAGTRLIDAVVGLWLAPVTPHE; from the coding sequence GTGACCACTGCCAGGGCCGCGCGCAGCGATCGGGCCAGCACCACACAGGATGCGATCCTCACCGCCGCCGAGCGATTGTTCGCCGAGCACGGCGTCTTCGCGGTCTCCAATCGGCAGGTCAGCGAGGCCGCCGGGCAGGGCAACAACGCCGCGGTCGGCTACCACTTCGGCACCAAGACCGACCTCGTGCGCGCCATCGAGCAACGGCACCGCGAGCCCATCGAGCGGTTGCGCGAAGACATGGTCGCCCGGATGCGGGAGTCGAACGACCCACGGAAATGGGTCGCCTGCCTGGTGCGCCCGCTCACCGAGCACCTCGCGGCCCTGGGCAACCCCAGTTGGTATGCCCGTTTCGCCGCGCAGGTGATGACCGACCCCGCGTACTACAACATCGTCGTCAAGGACGCACTCACCTCGGAATCCCTGGTCCAAGTCATCGACGGGATCAACCGGTGCCTCCCCGAACTTCCAATCGACGTCCGCGTGGAACGCAACCTGATGGCGCGCAATCTGCTGGTGCACACCTGCGCTGATCGTGAACGGGCCTTGGCCGCAGGCGCATCCGCGCCGTGGACCTCCTGGGCGGCGGCCGGCACCCGCCTCATCGACGCGGTGGTGGGACTGTGGCTTGCGCCCGTCACGCCACACGAGTGA
- a CDS encoding SDR family NAD(P)-dependent oxidoreductase, whose amino-acid sequence MVNELTGKVAIVTGGASGIGAGIAEKFLTEGARVVIADVEEDRGERFAESLGGDVVFRRTDVSDQAQVTALVDSTVESFGRLDVMVNNAGVSSKMHRSFLDDDLADFQRVMSVNVLGVMAGTRDAARQMASTGGGSIINLSSIGGIQAGGGVMSYRASKAAVIMFTQSSAIELAHFDVRVNAIAPGSIPTPILASSNSGKSREELEIFEQKIRAQMRADRPLQREGTPEDVAEAALYLAGDRSRYVTGTVMRVDGGTAAGKVVRRRSQPSN is encoded by the coding sequence ATGGTCAACGAACTAACCGGCAAGGTTGCGATCGTCACCGGCGGTGCCTCGGGCATCGGCGCAGGGATCGCCGAGAAGTTCTTGACCGAGGGCGCACGGGTGGTGATCGCGGACGTCGAGGAAGACCGTGGCGAGCGGTTCGCCGAGAGCCTGGGTGGCGACGTGGTCTTCCGCCGCACCGATGTCTCCGACCAGGCGCAGGTCACGGCCCTCGTGGACAGCACGGTGGAAAGCTTCGGGCGCCTCGATGTGATGGTCAACAACGCCGGGGTCTCCAGCAAGATGCACCGCAGCTTCCTCGATGACGATCTCGCCGACTTCCAGCGCGTCATGTCAGTCAATGTGCTGGGCGTGATGGCCGGTACCCGCGATGCCGCCCGGCAGATGGCCTCGACCGGCGGCGGCTCGATCATCAACCTCTCCTCGATCGGCGGTATCCAGGCCGGCGGGGGAGTGATGAGCTACCGCGCCTCCAAGGCCGCGGTCATCATGTTCACCCAGTCGTCGGCAATTGAGTTGGCGCACTTCGATGTTCGGGTCAACGCCATCGCGCCGGGCAGCATACCCACTCCGATTCTGGCTTCGTCGAACTCGGGAAAGTCGCGGGAGGAACTCGAGATCTTCGAGCAGAAGATTCGAGCCCAGATGCGTGCCGACCGACCGCTGCAGCGGGAAGGTACGCCCGAAGACGTCGCCGAGGCGGCGCTGTATCTGGCCGGTGACAGATCGCGGTATGTGACCGGCACGGTGATGCGCGTCGACGGCGGGACGGCGGCCGGCAAGGTCGTCCGGCGCCGCAGCCAACCATCCAATTAA
- the pstS gene encoding phosphate ABC transporter substrate-binding protein PstS — protein MRFNRFGAAVGIVASGALVLSGCGNNNTGSEGSASSGAPAANVHCGGKQTLKASGSTAQANAMARFVKAFEQACSGQTLNYTANGSGAGINEFVGNQTDFGGSDSALSDDEHGKAQQRCGSPAWDLPVVFGPIAVTYNVNGVTTLNLDGPTAAKIFNGTIKTWNDPAIAALNAGTNLPDLPIHVVFRSDQSGTTDNFQKYLDGASDGAWGKGSGKSFAGGVGEGAKGNDGTSAAIKNTPGSITYNEWSFAQAQKLNVAKIVTSAGPDPVAISSDSVGKTIAGAKVKGQGNDLILDTLSFYKPTQAGAYPIVLATYEVVCSKYSDGQVGTAVKAFLQSTIGAGQDGLADNGYIPIPESFKSRLSSAVDAIA, from the coding sequence TTGAGATTCAATCGATTTGGCGCCGCGGTAGGCATCGTGGCCTCCGGCGCGCTCGTCCTGTCCGGATGTGGCAACAACAACACCGGTAGCGAAGGCAGTGCGAGTTCCGGCGCCCCTGCCGCGAACGTGCACTGCGGCGGAAAGCAGACACTGAAGGCGAGCGGATCGACCGCTCAGGCCAACGCGATGGCGCGCTTCGTCAAGGCCTTCGAGCAGGCATGCTCGGGTCAGACGTTGAACTACACAGCCAACGGCTCGGGCGCCGGTATCAACGAATTCGTCGGCAACCAAACCGATTTCGGCGGTTCGGATTCCGCGCTCAGCGACGACGAGCACGGCAAGGCCCAGCAGCGCTGCGGTTCGCCGGCGTGGGACCTGCCGGTGGTGTTCGGTCCGATCGCGGTGACCTACAACGTCAACGGCGTGACCACGTTGAACTTGGACGGACCCACCGCGGCCAAAATCTTCAACGGCACGATCAAGACGTGGAACGATCCGGCCATCGCGGCGCTCAACGCCGGGACCAACCTGCCTGATCTGCCGATTCACGTGGTCTTCCGCAGCGACCAATCGGGGACGACGGACAACTTCCAGAAGTACCTCGACGGCGCGTCCGACGGCGCCTGGGGCAAGGGCAGCGGCAAATCCTTCGCCGGCGGCGTCGGCGAGGGCGCCAAGGGCAACGACGGAACGTCGGCCGCCATCAAGAACACGCCCGGCTCGATCACCTACAACGAGTGGTCGTTCGCGCAGGCGCAGAAGCTGAACGTCGCGAAGATCGTGACGTCGGCGGGGCCCGATCCGGTCGCGATCAGCTCGGACTCGGTGGGTAAGACCATCGCCGGTGCGAAGGTCAAGGGGCAGGGCAACGACCTGATCCTCGACACGCTGTCCTTCTACAAGCCGACGCAGGCCGGGGCCTACCCGATCGTGCTGGCGACGTACGAGGTCGTCTGCTCGAAGTACTCGGATGGCCAGGTCGGCACGGCGGTGAAGGCGTTCCTGCAGAGCACCATCGGAGCGGGCCAGGACGGCCTGGCCGACAACGGCTACATCCCGATCCCCGAGTCCTTCAAATCGAGGTTGTCGTCCGCGGTGGACGCCATCGCCTGA
- the pstC gene encoding phosphate ABC transporter permease subunit PstC, with protein MTTAPARSATTENKARVGDRLFKSVAALASSTITIVIALIAVFLFVKALPALRANHAHFFTSTQFNTSDGANLAFGIRDLFMVTLLSSVWGMVLAVPIAIGIAVFLTQYAPPRLSRPFAAIVDLLAAVPSIVFGLWGIFVLAPQLAPVESILNEKLGWLFLFKAGNVSLAGGGNIFTAGVVLAVMVLPIITSVSREVFRQTPASHTEAAQALGATKWEVIRMTVLPYGRSGAVAASMLGLGRALGETVAVLIILRASASAGRWSLFDGGYTFASKIASAASEFSAPLPTGAYISAGFVLFVLTFVVNAVARAVVGRAVKV; from the coding sequence GTGACGACAGCGCCCGCGCGCAGCGCCACAACTGAAAACAAGGCACGGGTCGGCGACCGGCTGTTCAAGTCGGTCGCCGCCCTGGCCAGTTCCACCATCACGATCGTGATCGCCCTGATCGCTGTCTTCCTGTTCGTCAAGGCGCTGCCGGCATTGCGCGCCAACCACGCGCATTTCTTCACCAGCACGCAGTTCAACACCAGCGACGGCGCGAACCTGGCATTCGGCATCCGTGACCTGTTCATGGTGACGTTGCTGAGCTCCGTGTGGGGCATGGTGCTCGCGGTGCCGATCGCCATCGGCATTGCGGTGTTCCTGACCCAATACGCGCCCCCGCGGCTGTCGCGTCCGTTCGCCGCCATAGTCGACCTGCTGGCCGCCGTCCCCTCGATCGTCTTCGGCCTCTGGGGAATCTTCGTGCTCGCACCGCAACTCGCGCCGGTCGAATCCATCCTCAACGAGAAATTGGGATGGTTGTTCCTGTTCAAGGCCGGCAACGTGTCGCTCGCCGGCGGCGGCAACATCTTCACCGCGGGAGTCGTGCTCGCGGTGATGGTGCTACCGATCATCACCTCGGTGTCGCGGGAAGTGTTCCGGCAAACGCCGGCCAGTCACACCGAAGCCGCTCAGGCGCTGGGCGCGACCAAGTGGGAGGTCATCCGGATGACCGTGCTGCCGTACGGCCGCAGCGGCGCGGTAGCGGCCTCGATGCTGGGTTTGGGCCGTGCGCTCGGTGAAACCGTCGCGGTGCTGATCATCCTGCGCGCATCCGCCTCGGCGGGCCGCTGGTCGCTGTTCGACGGCGGCTATACCTTTGCCTCCAAAATTGCTTCTGCGGCAAGCGAATTCAGTGCGCCGTTACCCACCGGCGCCTACATCTCGGCGGGTTTCGTCCTGTTCGTGCTGACCTTCGTCGTCAACGCCGTCGCACGCGCGGTCGTCGGTAGGGCGGTCAAGGTATGA
- the pstA gene encoding phosphate ABC transporter permease PstA codes for MSAPDLALPVKSPAVQSISLRRRIENNAAATFFVASFAVALVPLVWVLWVVVQRGWYAITRQGWWSHSLRGVLPEQFTGGVYHALYGTVVQAAVAAAIAVPLGFMTAVYLAEYRSGRLAKFTTFMVDVLAGLPSIVAALFVFSLWIATMGFQQSAFAVSLALVLLMLPVVVRSTEEMLRLVPQDLREASYALGIPQWKTILRIVVPVALPGIVTGVLLAIARVMGETAPVLVLVGYSRSINFDIFNGNMASLPLLIYSELNNPEHAGFLRVWGSALTLIIVVTVVYLAAAVANWLITVRRR; via the coding sequence ATGAGCGCTCCGGATCTTGCGCTGCCGGTCAAAAGCCCCGCGGTGCAGTCGATCAGCCTCAGGCGGCGGATAGAAAACAACGCGGCGGCAACGTTCTTCGTCGCGTCTTTCGCGGTTGCGCTGGTGCCGCTGGTCTGGGTGTTGTGGGTCGTCGTTCAGCGCGGCTGGTACGCGATCACCCGGCAGGGGTGGTGGAGCCACTCGCTGCGCGGCGTGCTGCCCGAGCAGTTCACCGGCGGTGTCTATCACGCGCTCTACGGGACTGTGGTGCAGGCCGCGGTGGCTGCCGCTATCGCCGTGCCCTTGGGCTTCATGACGGCGGTATACCTGGCCGAATATCGTTCCGGGCGGCTCGCGAAGTTCACCACGTTCATGGTCGACGTGCTGGCAGGCCTGCCGTCGATCGTCGCGGCCCTCTTCGTGTTCAGCCTGTGGATCGCCACCATGGGGTTCCAGCAGAGCGCGTTCGCGGTGTCGCTGGCATTGGTCCTGCTGATGTTGCCGGTCGTGGTGCGGTCCACCGAGGAGATGCTCCGACTGGTACCGCAGGACTTGCGAGAAGCCAGCTACGCGTTGGGAATTCCACAATGGAAGACCATTCTGCGGATCGTGGTTCCGGTCGCGTTACCGGGGATCGTCACCGGCGTCCTGCTGGCCATCGCGCGTGTGATGGGCGAAACGGCGCCGGTGCTGGTGCTGGTCGGCTACAGCCGATCGATCAACTTCGACATCTTCAACGGCAACATGGCCTCGCTGCCGCTGCTGATCTATTCGGAGCTCAACAACCCCGAGCACGCCGGCTTCCTGCGGGTGTGGGGCTCGGCGCTGACGCTGATCATCGTCGTCACGGTGGTGTATCTCGCGGCCGCCGTGGCCAACTGGCTGATCACCGTCCGCCGCCGCTGA